Proteins encoded in a region of the Oncorhynchus clarkii lewisi isolate Uvic-CL-2024 chromosome 18, UVic_Ocla_1.0, whole genome shotgun sequence genome:
- the LOC139373421 gene encoding adaptin ear-binding coat-associated protein 1-like, translating to MCAGSMHPLMEHKLRSGIPITSSPYCEYIGHSQKPKGTINKPHINLIYIKMSTEGEYESILCVKPDVNVYRIPPRATNRGYRAADWKLDVPDWSGRMRITAKGKVAYIKLEDKVSGELFAQAPVTEYPGIAVETVSDSSRYFVLRIQDDNGRSAFIGVGFADRGDSFDFNVSLQDHFKWVKQENEISKNPKGVALGPKLDLGFKDGQTITLNIGQGKKRDKPRPQGAGGLGLQPPPPKGKMAPPPSSAFSNHNTVPQTGGSDTGCLLDLDSSNSNTVVQSSNPSSDLWGDFSSPASSLPPTSRQEHTPNWGQF from the exons ATGTGCGCAGGGTCAATGCACCCATTGATGGAGCACAAACTCCGCTCTGGAATCCCCATCACGTCATCGCCGTATTGTGAGTATATAGGCCATTCGCAAAAACCGAAAGGAACTATAAATAAGCCACACATCAATTTAATTTACATCAAGATGTCGACCGAGGGCGAATACGAGTCGATCCTTTGCGTTAAACCCGATGTCAACGTTTATCGAATACCACCGAGGGCTACAAATCGTGGATACAG GGCAGCAGACTGGAAGCTGGATGTGCCCGATTGGTCAGGGCGCATGCGGATAACGGCGAAGGGGAAAGTGGCCTACATCAAACTGGAAGACAAAGTCTCAG GGGAGCTGTTTGCTCAGGCCCCTGTCACAGAGTATCCCGGCATCGCAGTTGAAACCGTAAGCGACTCCAGTCGCTACTTTGTCCTGCGAATACAGGATGATAatg GTCGCAGTGCGTTTATTGGCGTTGGATTCGCGgacagaggggactcttttgacTTCAACGTGTCTTTGCAGGACCACTTTAA GTGGGTGAAACAAGAGAATGAGATCAGCAAAAACCCTAAGGGGGTAGCTTTGGGACCAAAGCTGGACTTGGGATTTAAAGACGGACAAACCATCACCCTAAATATTGGG CAAGGCAAAAAGAGGGATAAGCCACGTCCACAGGGGGCAGGTGGGCTCGGTCTCCAACCGCCGCCACCAAAAGGAAAGAtggctcctcctccttcctctgccttCTCCAATCACAACACTGTGCCTCAAACAGGAGGCTCAGATACGG gctgtTTGCTAGATCTGGACAGTAGTAACTCCAACACTGTGGTCCAATCATCCAACCCCAGCAGTGATCTTTGGGGAGACTTCTCCTCTCCTGCAAG TTCGCTCCCTCCAACATCGCGACAAGAGCACACGCCGAATTGGGGCCAGTTTTGA